A region from the Gossypium hirsutum isolate 1008001.06 chromosome A08, Gossypium_hirsutum_v2.1, whole genome shotgun sequence genome encodes:
- the LOC107886019 gene encoding uncharacterized protein isoform X2, with product MEHLFLEILAEEAQKGNKPSNTFKAASINRVVEAIFEKFQVQCDAEHVENHLRTVKKQWQIICTIQGENGFGWDDNMKMITCDRATYDVTVMAHKKYEPFLNKSIDHYDEMALVVGKDMATGSFARTFADIDLDDDNIGSVPIDCENEATEEVRTNVSSSGTSKRKRKKAQESVEDEQIKLVSEQLGEIANVLKQFTADKTPHLYKEVMSMEVERFDDDFLCSVFDYLVSHESEAKAFLVKRKKHRKIWLQKFS from the exons atggaacatctttttcttgaaattttagctgAGGAGGCCCAGAAAGGAAATAAACCTTCTAATACTTTCAAAGCAGCTTCTATTAATCGAGTTGTCGaagctatttttgaaaaatttcaagtccaatgcgatgcagaacatgtggaaaatcatttgaggactgtaAAGAAACAGTGGCAGATTATATGCACAATTCAGGGTGAAAatggttttggatgggatgataacatgaaaatgatcacatgtgatagagcgacatatgATGTAACAGTAAtg gcacacaagaagtatgaaccatttttgaataaaagcattgatcattatgatgaaatggctttggttgttggcaaggatatggcaacagggagttttgcccgaacatttgctgacatagatttggatgatgatAACATAGGTTCAGTGCCTATAGACTGCGAGAATGAAGCGActgaagaggtaagaacaaatgtatcttcatctggcacatccaaacgtaaaagaaaaaaggCTCAAGAAAGTGTCGAAGATGAACAAATTAAACTTGTGAGTGAACAACTTGGCGAAATTGCTAATGTTTTGAAACAATTTACTGCGGATAAGACACCTCATCTTTACAAAGAAGTGATGTCAATGGAGGTAGAAagatttgatgatgacttcctttgttctgtgtttgattattTAGTGAGTCATGAATCTGAGGCAaaagcttttttagttaaaagaaagaagcatagaaaaatttggcttcaaaaattttcttaa
- the LOC107886019 gene encoding putative nuclease HARBI1 isoform X1, which translates to MIRMRLVAFFNLCDILSRNNLLQSTKSMNIREQVVIFLHIIGHNVRFRVIGSRYYRSTETIHRYFRVVLRAVLKLYKLVIRLPDESTPSEIRNNPRFYPYFKDCIGALDGTHVRASVPLNIQGRFRSRKGGTTQNVLAAITFDLKFSYVLAGWEGSAHDSRILIDALSRPRGLKIPEGKYYLADAGYGIRNGYITPYRGVRYHLKEFSAQGPENEKELFNLRHSSLRITIERVFGILKKRFRVLDAEPFWNFQTQVDIVLACCIIHNHIMGVDPSDLLNQELYEEPESDLIISTLTEREEREEAREWSAKRDEIAQTMWTDYRARNIM; encoded by the exons ATGATAAGGATGAGACTGGTTGCattttttaatttgtgtgatattcttagtagaaataatttgttacaatcaactaaatcgatgaatattagggagcaagtagttatatttttacatataattggtcataatgtaaggtttcgagtgataggatctagatattatagatcaactgaGACAATTCACCgttactttagggttgtattgagagctgttttgaaattgtataagctagttattagattacctgatgagtcaactcctagtgaaattagaaacaatccaaggttttatccttattttaaagattgtattggagcattagatggaactcatgttcgtgcatccgttccacttaacattcaaggaagatttcgtagccgtaaaggggggacgacacaaaatgtattggctgccattacatttgatttgaaattttcctatgttctagctggttgggaaggtagtgcacatgattctcgtattttaatTGATGCACTTTCACGCCCAAGAGGATTAAAAATTCCGGAAG gtaaatattatcttgctgatgctggatatggcaTTCGTAATGGATATATTACCCCATATCGTGGTGttcgatatcatttaaaagagtttagtgcTCAGGGGCCTGAAAATGAaaaggaactctttaatcttcgtcattcatcattgcgaatcactattgaacgtgtttttgggattttgaagaaacggtttcgtgtattagatgctgaaccattttggaattttcaaactcaagtagatatagttttggcttgttgcatcattcataatcatatcatgggagttgatcctagtgatttacttaatcaagaaTTATACGAGGAGCCTGAGTCTGATTTGATAATATCAACTCTTACGGagcgagaagaaagagaagaagcaagagagtggtctgctaagagagatgaaattgcacaaactatgtgGACTGATTATAGGGCTAGAAATATTATGTag